The following are encoded in a window of Lates calcarifer isolate ASB-BC8 linkage group LG20, TLL_Latcal_v3, whole genome shotgun sequence genomic DNA:
- the mogat3b gene encoding 2-acylglycerol O-acyltransferase 3b: MTKEKTQWKEFLEAISVLQWVLTFLFLGLSCYILIGYLMFTSLWPLSTLYFIWLVIDWQTPERGGRRTLFVRKWRVWEHFRDFFPINLVKTAELNPNKNYILGCHPHGIMSAGAFACFSTESCGFAETFPGVRASLAILAGLFRIPLFREYIMSAGLSPVSKPSLAHLLSKSGKGNAVVIVIGGAAESLASSPGVNTVVVKQRKGFVRVALEYGADLVPVYSFGENELFKQVIFSEGSLSRRLQDLFKRIMGFAPCLFIGEHFAVLPYRTPVTTVVGSPISVPKRVTPTDEEVDHYHRLYMEALSKLFHEHKVSCGLSERHKLRII, from the exons ATGACTAAAGAAAAAACTCAGTGGAAGGAGTTTTTAGAGGCAATAAGTGTCCTGCAATGGGTCCTGACGTTTCTCTTCTTAG GACTGAGCTGCTATATCTTGATCGGGTATCTAATGTTTACCTCGTTGTGGCCGCTCTCCACCCTGTACTTCATATGGCTGGTGATAGACTGGCAAACGCCTGAAAGag GGGGCAGGAGAACATTATTTGTGAGGAAGTGGAGGGTATGGGAGCACTTCAGAGACTTTTTTCCCATCAAC CTGGTGAAGACAGCAGAGTTgaatccaaacaaaaactacatcTTAGGCTGTCATCCACATGGTATCATGAGTGCTGGAGCCTTTGCCTGTTTCAGCACAGAGAGCTGTGGCTTCGCTGAGACATTTCCTGGGGTGCGAGCCTCCCTGGCAATACTGGCCGGACTCTTCAGGATACCACTTTTTAGGGAGTACATAATGAGTGCAG GCCTTTCTCCAGTCAGCAAACCAAGCCTTGCACACCTCCTTTCTAAGAGTGGCAAGGGAAATGCAGTGGTGATTGTGATAGGGGGTGCTGCTGAGTCTTTGGCATCCTCTCCTGGAGTTAACACAGTGGTTGTGAAGCAGAGAAAGGGATTTGTCAGGGTGGCCCTTGAATATGG GGCTGATCTGGTGCCTGTGTACTCATTCGGGGAGAATGAGCTCTTCAAGCAGGTGATTTTCTCAGAGGGAAGTCTAAGTCGCAGGTTACAGGACCTGTTTAAAAGAATCATGGGTTTTGCCCCGTGTCTATTCATTGGTGAGCACTTTGCAGTCCTGCCCTACAGGACTCCAGTTACGACTGTTG TGGGAAGCCCCATTTCAGTCCCAAAGCGTGTCACACCTACGGACGAGGAGGTTGACCACTATCATAGACTTTATATGGAGGCCCTGTCCAAGTTATTCCATGAGCACAAGGTCAGCTGTGGACTTTCTGAACGTCACAAGCTTCGAATCATTTAG